ATGATTTAATGGAGTTAAAAAGGATTGTATCCAACATAAATAGTAGCTTGTCAGTTTAATAGACTGATCCTCGTACATAACCATTATAGATGGGTAATGTCTCAATTTTATTAAGAAAATAAATTTTTTATATGCATGTAAAAGGATAGGTCTTTAAAGGGCTATCCTTTTCGTTTACCTTACAGTATTGGAATCCACTTGATTTTTTAAATCTTCACTGCAGTTTCTGCTCCGTCAATGAACTCACACATATATAGACCTAAATCTACTGAAGTTGAAACATAAGTAATGAGCGGTTCCCCTGTAATTTAAAATGTTTACATAATCTTTTCTTGTCATTAATAAATGGTTTACAATACTGAGCTATGCTTAGGTTAAGATTTCCAAAATAGTTTTATAAGAAGGGAGAGTTTGGATTATGACTTCACATATGATTCGTAAATCTGATAGCGCTCACTTATATATTAGAGGATATAAGATAAAATTGTCACTCAGCCAGTGGAAGCTTGTAAGCACTCAGAGATAATGGTTAACCCAACTGTAAAAGAGGAAAACCTCCATCTTAATTTAGATGGGGTTTTTTGCATTTCTTTTAGTAACTTTTTAATTGATTAACTATTTAGACTTTATAATAAAAAAGACTAATAAAAGTTAAAAAATGTAATAAAAAAGAGGAATATTATTTAAGTGAAATTAAAATAAAGCACAACTAAATATGCATTTTTTAAATATTTTACCATTTTTTATTGACCATAAAAATTTAAAAGAATTAAAATAAATATAAAGTAAGTAATTACTTACATTTTTAAAATTAGTTTGTGGGAGGATGAATATTTTTAATGTATAGCTTAAGTTTTCAAAAGGTGGACGAGGCGAATGAACGAGTTGGAGCAAAAGCTTTAAACCTTATAAAAATGAAAAGAAAAAATTTACCGATTCCAGATGGGTTTGTTATTCAAACGGAAGCTTTAAAGCGATATATCGAATGGAACGGGATTGATCGTCAAACGGATAATATACACGAGAGAATTTTACACGGGGAAATTCCTATTGAAATTGAATCAGATCTCATAGAGGCATTTCGGAACCTAAAGTGCTCTTATACATCGGTAGCTGTTCGTTCATCATCTAGTGCTGAAGATTTAGAAGGTGCATCTTTTGCTGGCCAGTATGAAACCTATCTTAATGTGAAAAGTACCGAGGATTTTTTGAGTAAAGTGAAAGCGTGCTGGGCCTCATTTTTTACTGAAAGAGTCGAACAATATACTCAAAATATGTATGCTAATTTTGACGAAGTTTCAATGGCAGTTGTTGTTCAAGGGTTAATTGAGTCCGAAACATCGGGAGTGATATTCAGTCAAAATCCTGTCACTCATAATACAAAAGAAATGATGATTAATGCCAGCTATGGATTAGGAGAAGCCATTGTATCGGGCTTAGTAACACCTGATGTTTACCTAGTTAATAAGCAAACTTTTAAAATAGAGAAAGAAAAGGGTCTAAAGGAAGTAAAAATAATTCCACTTGCTGAAGGCGTTGAAGAAATCGAAACAACGGAAGATGAGCAGCAAAGGTTTTGCTTAACAGACGAGAAAATCATTGAATTGGCCGAAATAACAAAAGAAGTAGAAGCTCTTTACCAACATCCCGTAGACATAGAGTTTGGGGTTCAAGACAATCAAGTATATCTATTACAGGCAAGAGCGATTACCACATTAACAGAGGCCAAAGAATTAACTCCTTTCCAAAAAGATATATCTTTAAGTTTCGACGATATGGAAGAGTTTTGGATTTTAAATGACACAAGTTTTTCTCATGCTGTTAGTCCTTTGTACGCTTCATTTATTATTCCGGCATTTTCTGAAGGAACAGCTGCTAGTTTTAAAAAACTAAAGTTTATGTTTAATAGACTTAATTTAAAACTTTATAAAGGTCATATCTATACAAAAATGGAGCCTTTTAAAGGAGATTCTAATAAAAGATTCCAAGAAAATAAAGAATTGATGGAAAGTATTTATCCAATCCTAACAAAACGAATGAATCAAATGATTACGGAACAATTCTTGCCTTACTATAACAAATTAAATAGTTTCACCTATGAAAATCTAACCCTTCAGAGAGGAAAAGAGATTCTTCAAAGTTTAGCTGATTTTTATAAAATGGCATATGATCTGCACTTTGATATTGTTATGCCTCAAATGTCTTTAAATACTATAGTTGAAGAGTACTATAAAAACCTTACAAATAAAAAATCCGGACATGATGTTTATGAGCTATTGACCGGAAAAATGAACAAATCGTTGGAAACGGATCAACAGCTTTCTAGACTTGCTTTAACAGTGAAAAGAGATAGTGAACTTACTGAAATTTTTCAAGAAGAATGCACAGAAACTTTATTAAAGAAATTAGAGGGAAATAAAGCAGCAAAAAGCTTTATGGCTGAAGTAGATACTTTTCTAAAACAGTATGGATATCGAAATGTTGTAAGTCATGATTTTGTAGGAGAAACTTGGCTAGAGAATCCTCTTCACGCATTATCGATTATTCAAGGATATGTTAAAGACAATTACAACTTTGATGAGAATTTCAAACAGACGGTCAAGAAACGTGAACAGAACTATAATGAATTCCTGGAACAGATAGCGGATAGCAAACACAAAGAAGAATTTAAAAAATATTATCAGTGGGCATTAGATGCGTCCGTTATAAGAGATGATCATCATTTTTATATCGATGCAATGTTGGATGCAAAAGCTCGTTTGTTCCTACTTAAGCTAGGTAATTTACTAGTACATCATCACGTTTTTCTAGTGAAAGAAGATATTTTCTTCTTATATCTTGATGAGCTAGAGTCTCTTTTAGAAAATCCAGTAGACATGACCCAATTAATTGAGAAACGTAAAAAAGAACACGCAGAACATGAGCAAACGTCTAATTTACCTAGATACTTCGGCGTCCCTGAAGCAGCTCAGCTGAAAGAAGCTGAGAAATATATGGGAGCTATTGAGGAAGATGACGCGAACAGTGAACATTGTATCAAAGGGTTAGCCTCTTCTTCAGGAATCTATACGGGAAAAGTAACAGTCATTTCAAATACGAAAGACTTTTCTAAGCTGGAAAAAGGTGATGTTTTAGTATGCAAGACCACTACTCCACTTTGGACTACTTTATTTCAGACTGCGGGAGCTGTTATCACCGACGCTGGAGGTATTCTTTCTCACTCGGCAATAATTGCACGTGAATATGAAATTCCTGCAGTAGTTGGTACGAAAATAAGTACGGATAAGCTAAAAGATGGCGATATGGTTATGGTCGATGGTACGAATGGAATTGTCACGCTTTTAAATGACTAAATAATTCTCTTCGCTTCCATTTGACAACAGCTCTTTTTCCTTTATATACTGCCTAATGGAAAGTAAATACTTACATTCAGGAAGCATAAAGGATGATTAACATGAAAAAAGATGAAACCAAAAAGAAGATAACAAAAGCTACAATAGAACTGCTTAAAGAAAAAGGCTATAAAGGTACTACCACTAGAGAAATTGCAGAACAAGCTGGCGTTAATGAATTGACGGTTTTTCGCCACTTTGGCAATAAAGAAGGCATTATTCAAGCTATTGTCAAAACAACAAGCTTTTCACTTGAGATTTTTGATAAATCAATTGAATGGGAGCTTAAAAAAGATTTGACGAATTTCGGTTACCTGTTACTAAAAGACTTTGATAATAACCGAGACATGATTTCAATTGCTTTAAAAGACCCTTTAATTTTCTCACAGGCGCACGAGGAAATTATAAAAAAAATTAATGATACGAAAAAAATATTAAAAGAATACTTTGAAGAAATGCAAAGGAAAGGATCTATCAAAGAATTAGATTGCTGCACACAAGCAGAGATTTTCCTAAGTACGTATTGGGGATATTTTATGTATAAACTAAATTTTGGAGACAAAGCCTTACATGCGGATTATCAAGATATGATAAAAAACAGTATAAACACGTTTATAAAAGGAATTTCTCTCCACTAAAAGGAGGCAGTAATGTTTGGGTAAACATAAAGAGCTTATCTTGATTATTTCATTACTAATTGGGACATTTCTTGTACCAATTAATTCAACCATGATTGCCGTTGCTCTATCAACTATATCAGCTCATTTTAATGAACCACTTGCAAATATTTCGTGGGTAGTAACTATTTATTTGATTGTAATGGCTGTTACTCAGCCTATCGCTGGAAAGCTAGGAGATTTGTATGGAAACAGAAATATCTATTTATGTGGCGTAGTGTTCTTTCTTATAGCATCTTTAGGATGTATATTTTCAACTAATCTCATTTCCCTTATTATTTTTCGATCACTGCAGGCAGTAGGAGGAGCTTTACTCACCCCTAACACGATAGCCATCATTAGATATGTGGTGCCAAAAGAGCGGCTTCCTAAAATTTTAGGTGTATTTGGAATGGGAATGGGATTGGGTGCTGCAATTGGACCATTGCTAGGGTCTGTATTGCTTGAAAACTTCAACTTGGAAGCTATATTCTGGGTGAACGTTCCTTTTCTTTTCTTAGCTTTGATCAGTGGTATAGTTATGATTCCTAAATCTAATGTAAAAAAACAAGCAAGTACTTTAGATATTCAAGGTTCCATCTATTTAGCCATTAGTATTTCCTTATTGATTTTATTAACACACGGTATGGAAATTACTAAGGCTTTAATAATGGGATTAGTATTTGTTTTATCTTCATTCTTGTTTATCAAAAGAGAAAATACGGCAGAAAACCCGATTATCAATTTTTCTTTGTTTAAAAATGCCACCTTTACAAGCGCTAATTTGTCTATTATGCTTAGCAATTTTGTTATGTATGTGATTTTATTAATTATGCCGCTGTTAATGAAGGCTCAATTTCACTTATCTACAGCACAAACGGGTATTGTTTTATCGGTTTTTTCGATTTCAATGTCTTTAAGCGGCTGGATAGGAGGATTGTTAAACAATAAGTTTAGTTCTAAAAAAGTGATTGGATTTTCTTTTGCTATGATCATTGTCTCTACTATTCTTTTTCTATCTTTAGAGAACGTTGGATCTATTCTTTTTCTTATAGTGGCTTTAATTATTGGAGGTTTTTCGACCGGAATAGGTTTAACAAGCATGCAGGTTGCCTCTCTAGACTCGGTAAGCAAAGAGCAATCTGGTACAGCCTCTGGCATTTATTCAACGTTTCGTTATTTCGGAAGTATTATTTCGTCCACGCTTATTGCTCTTGTTACAAGCTATAACTACATCTTTATTATTTTAGGGATATCAGGGGTAGTAGGTTTACTAGTAGCTAGGAGCATTAAATCTGGCAGCCAAGACATGATAAGCAGCAATAATTCTAGTGCAAAAGCATAGTCGTTTTTTTATAAATTTTATAAAGCTGTTGGTTATATATACGATTTACTAATTAATCTATAAAGATAAGTAATGCTTCTGAAATAGGAGCATTACTTATTTTTTGACTAAATTTCTGTGAATTGCTTTTTTTAATGGTAATATTTAGCTAAAGGGATATACAGATAAAAAGTTCAATCACGATGGGAGAAGGGTTAATCTTACTTGTCATTACAAGTATATTTATAGTAGCACTAGAGCTAAAAAAGCGGGGGCTAGGTTGAAAGATAGAACCTTTTCCTTATGAGAAAGCCGGGGATGAAATGGCAATAGGAATCGCATTAACTGTTTTAGTATTAGGTCTTATGTTTGCGAGTGGACTAAGCCAAGGAAAGTCAGCTAAAAGAAAATATATAGTGTGGGGAACGACTATTATATTAATAATAACTCCATTCTTTTCATGGATTGTTTCTATTCTGTTTGGTATTAATCAAGGAAATGGTTTTGCTGCCGTGGGATTAATGATGTTATTATTACCGCTTTTCTTTTTAATCGGAGTCGTTACTCTTCTGATAGGTATTTTTAAGAAGGACAAACAATATGAATAAATCTATTTAGAAAGCAAAGAAAGCTCTAAGATTTATTCATAGGGCTTTCTTTACTTCTTATTAGCTCACTTAACGATATGATGATTATAGATATAATGGATCCTATAAAAATAGCAAAATTAACTACTCCAATTCCCATACCAGTTAATCCTCCGTAAAAGTAGCTTATGATAACAACACTTAGACTAATCATTCCTACAATTAAAGGTATTATATATTTTAAAGAGGATGTGGTTCTACCCAATTTATATGAAAATAAAAGTGAGCAAGCAACTGTAGTTATAACAATCAAGTACATTATAGCCATTTTTAACCTCCTTGAGCTATATGATATAAACATTACCATAAATTTACATATAGATAAATGTTTTTTTGAATCTAGAAACAACGATTGGAAATAAATCATAGCCTGTCTATCTCATAGATTTTAAAAGCGAGTTTATACCAACCCAACATATGTATGTGTAATTTACCAAAGAAGTTTGTTGAAAAAGAAGTTTCTTAATTAGTATCTATTAAAGGAGGAAGAGAATGTGAAGAATAAGACCACTATAATAAAAGTTATGGCTTACATAACTAGATTCAATGATCCCTATACAGAGTTACTAGTTTGCGAACATAGAGATTATCCAGAAGCAGGAGTTCAAGTTCCAGCCGGTACTGTAGAGGAAGGAGAAACAATTGAAGAAGCTTTATATAGAGAGGTCAAAGAAGAGTCTGGGTTAATGGAGTTTTTATCGGTGAACAAAATAAAAACATACGTATATCATCATGAAGGTAAAAGTCAGTATCATGAACGACATGTTTTTCAGTTAGAAGTTCAAAAAGAAACGGCAGAACGGTGGGAATATAAAGTGAATTCTGAAGGGGAAGATGCAGGATTAATCTTTTCCTATTATTGGGTTCCTGTTGGAGCTGTTCCAAAACTAGCAGCAAATCAAGATGATTACATTAATCAGTTATTCGTATAGCTTTAAATTTACTAATAAGATACTATAGAGACTAAAAATTAATAGGTGATTGTGGTACGTGATTTATGGAACCTAAACAAAAGCACCTACTTATTTATGGGGCCTTTTGTTTAGGTTTTTTATAGGAATAGTTTTTATGTAGGTGCCAATAGCCAGTATGCCTATGACACTTATTAATCTATCTTTATTTCTACACTCTCTTTTACTCTTTTCACGTGTAATCTTCAACGTGACTAGTTTTTTTACGTTCACTCTCAGGTTCTGGGTGTATTAACACCTCTGAATCGGGAAATTTGCGAAGAATATCTTGCTCAATTCTGTCGCATAGATCATGCGCTTTGTGAATGTTGTAATATGATGGAACTACTAAATGAAAGTCAATCCATTCGCTTGGACCAGACCGTCTTGTACGAAAGTTATGGTATTCGATAAACTCTTGTTTGTGGGAATTAATAATGTTTAAGATAACCCGTTCTTCATCTTCCGATAGACTGGCATCCAATAAAGGAGGAAATGATTCTTTCATTAATTTATAGGCCTCAATAATGATATAGATGGCTAGCACAATTCCAATAATCGGATCTAAAACATACCACCCAGTGAGATTTACAAGGAATAAACTTATAGCCACACCAAGTGAAGTATAAACGTCTGTCAGCAAGTGAAGAGCATTTGATTTCATCGCCATGGATTTTGTTTCTTTAGCTGTTTTATGAACGATTTTTGAGACAATAAAATTAATTACTGCCCCAAACAGCATAACAAGAATCCCTAAGAAAGGAAGTTTAATTGGTTCGGGGTTCATGAGTTTGTGAATACATTCGTAGATAATCCAAATACCTGCTACAAAGATTAATAATGTTTCAATGGTTCCAGAGATATTTTCTACCTTTCCGTGTCCATATCGGTGGATCTTGTCAGCCGGCTTTTTAGATATTCGAACAGAGAAAAAGGCAATCAAGGAAGCTGCTAAGTCTAGAGACGAATGAATACCTTCTGATATAACTGCAACTGAACCTGTAAAGACGCCTACAACTATTTTTAAGACAACCAGAAGAGAGTTACTCATAACAGAAAGAAAAGCAATTTTTGAAGAATTCAATAAATTCACCACCTATAAGAGATGAATTAATGATATCAAGCGAATTGCATGTGGGTCTACAGCAACGTTTTTTACCATTTTTCAATAAATTAGGGAAGTTAAAAATAGTGTCGCTAAGCCAAATTCTCGCCGAATTAATGATAAATGCAATGTTTTATTGAGTTGCAAAATAAAAGTATCCATCTCCTGATATACTTTTTTAAAAACCCTACTAAAAGGAGAATAGGAAACATGCTTAACCAATTAAAGTTGTGGGCTAAAAAGTTAAAAAAGCAGCTATTTATCTTATACTTAGCTTATAAAGATAACCGAGTATCTTGGTATACCAAAGTATTTACTGCTTGTGTGGTTGCATATGCCTTCAGTCCAATCGATTTAATTCCTGATTTTATACCGGTTTTAGGCTATATTGACGATATAATCATTGTTCCTTTAGGAATTATGCTTGCTTTAAAGATGATACCTAAAAATGTAATAGAGGACTGCACAATAAAAGCAGAAGAGCTCATTCAAAATGAAAAACCTAAAAATTGGGTTGTGGGTTCAATTATTATCATAGTATGGCTACTTATTTTTACGTGGAGCTGTTTTACTGTTTTTAAGTTTTTAAACTGAATGTACTCTTACAAAGAAAAAAATATATTAGGTTTACTATCGATCGTTATGATAAAAAATGGTAAATGATATATACAATTGAAAGGAGTACATTAGAACACATGTAGCAAATTGATATTCAAGAAAAAAATAGACAGAGCTCTCTTTCAATGTATTTTCTCCATATTTATCTTAAAACAGAAACAAAGATTGTACCTTAGCCCATAATTGATACCCATAGTTATCAATTATGGGCTAAGGTACCTCTATGCCTTTTGAAGAAATGTTCGTTAATGGTTATATTTTTATATAAATTAGATTGATTTACAATTAGAAATAAAGGTTGAAATCAAGCTAATAATCCATTTGTTTAGTACGGTTTTTTTACTATCCACTTTTTAGAGATGTAGTGTAAGAGAAAGCCTCTGTACTGATTTATAATATAGTAGCTAGCAATATAGAGTATACTTCCAAATAAGAAGCTGTTAAGAATCATGCCTGTTAAAAAATTCTTTCCTACTTTTGCTCCTAGTTCTAGTCGATTATCTAAATCTTCATCTGTATTCTGAAGTAAAGTTTGATCAAGATCGATTGGGAATATATATCCTCCAACTACTGTATTCAAGTAAAACATCAACGGAAAGGCCCGCATAAAAAACATTCCACCAATGAGTCCTGCTATGCTGTTTCCTTTACATAATTTAGCTAAACCTACGGATAGTATAAGGCCAAATCCAAAGGTAGGAACAAAGTTCACAACAGAACCTAGACTAAAACCTAGCGCAACTTTATGTGAATGATCTTTTAATCGTAATAGTTTAATAAGTAAGTATTTAAACCGGCGCTTCAAACCCGCTATTTTGCTCACATTATTCCCCCTATCCTTTACCATGCAGCCTCTATTTTTCTTTTTTATGTTCACAATTATAAAAAGGTGCTTTATTGTATGAAAGATTTAGCGGTATATACGTAAAACAGTAAGGTCAAAGAATAGTAACTTTAACCATTATAAGTATATTTATACTTTATATGACAAAACAAATAATTACCTCCTAATAAATCAAGTGATTTTTAGAATTGTCACGAAAAATTCACAAATAGGTTGTTTCTTTTCTATTTCTCCCTGCTAAAATTTTATAGTCAAGAACAAGAAAAATATAACATCGGGGGATATACTTAGTGAAAAAGATAATTTCTTCATTAGCTTTATGCTCATCATTGATTGTTTTACCAACAATAAGCCATGCAGCTTTAGGGGACAAGCTATTAAAAGAAGGTATGACAGATCCAGACGTAAAAGAATTACAGGATGTTTTAAGACAGAAGGGCATATTTTCAGCTACTTCGACTGCCTATTTTGGTTCAATTACAAAAGATTCAGTTCTAAGCTTTCAGCGTTCTCATAGTTTAACCGCTGATGGAATGGTGGGACCTAATACATATCAAGCGTTAATAGCTAATTCAACAAGTGCGGTTACAAGCAGTACACTTCTGAAATATGGAATGACTAGTAATGAAGTTGAAAAAGTACAGCAGCTGTTAAAGGAAAAAGGTTACTTTAACGCCACACCAACAGGATATTTTGGCACAATTACTCAAACTGCCGTTATGAATTTCCAACGGGATCATGGCTTAGCTGTGGATGGAATAGTAGGTCCAGCTACTTTAAATGCCTTAAATAACGCATCTACTAGCGCCACTGGTTCTTCAACTGTTAATAGTTCAACGCAAGCGACAGCTAGTGATATTGTGGCTTATTCTAAAAAATTCATAGGGGTGCCATATGTTTGGGGCGGAACTTCTCCAAATGGTTTCGATTGCAGTGGTTTCATTTATTATGTATTTAAAAATGGAGGTGGAGTAACTGTACCGCGAACAGTAGCCACCTTGTATCAGTCAGGAAAAAGTACATCTACTCCGAATATTGGAGATATCGTATTCTTCGATACTACTGGAGGTCCTTCACACGCTGGAATTTATATTGGAAACGGGCAGTTTATTCATGCTGGAAGTTCAACTGGTGTAACTATTGCATCGTTAAGCAATTCTTACTGGGCACCTCGTTATTTAGGAAGTAAGTCTATTCTCTAATAAACTAAAAAGTACTAGTTAGCAAGAACGAAAAGGCTTAGAACAAGGGGTAAGAATTAAAATTTTTTGAAGGTTACCTTTTTATTTTTATGAATATTGAGCTTTATGATACGATATGAAGTGAACTTTTTAAATGAGGGTCTATATGCAAAAAATTAAAGGTAAAAGGATAAAAATTAGTATATTTCTGCTAGGATTAGGGATTATTTTTTTTCTGTTTGCCGGGAAAGAGCTTGTGGTAAACGAAAAGCCTGTAAAATCTGACGTGATTATTGTGTTAAGTGGTGATAATGATCGACTGGAGAAAGGAATTGAATTATATAAAAAAGGCTATGCGGCTCATTTAATCCTTTCGAATGGCCAAGAGAATAATTTTTATCATCAAGCCAAAGACTCTGGAATACCTAAGGATTCAATTATATTAGAAAATCACGCTACAAGTACTACGGAAAATGCTAAATTTACAAAAAAGCTAATGATGAATTATCACTTTCAATCCGCTATCGTTGTTTCTTCAAACTATCATATGAAAAGGGTAGAAAAAAACTTTAATAAAGAATTTGAGGATACCCAAATACAATTAACCTATTGTTCTAGTGGAAGTCGTTATTATAATCCACAGAGATGGTGGGAAACTGCTTTAAATAGAAAAGTTACTTACACAGAATACGTCAAACTTATTGGCAATTATTTTGGTTTTAGCGGAAAGAAATCTAAAGAATTATTAAGAGAATTTATTTAACAAAATAGCAAAAAGTCCATAGGGAATGCCTCTATGGACTTTTTGCTATTTGAAATTCCGGCTAGTTTAACATAGTCTTGTAAGCTCATATGAAACGGAGTGATAGTGGATTATTTGTTTAACATAAAGGAAAGCACGGTGC
The genomic region above belongs to Priestia megaterium and contains:
- a CDS encoding YkvA family protein yields the protein MLNQLKLWAKKLKKQLFILYLAYKDNRVSWYTKVFTACVVAYAFSPIDLIPDFIPVLGYIDDIIIVPLGIMLALKMIPKNVIEDCTIKAEELIQNEKPKNWVVGSIIIIVWLLIFTWSCFTVFKFLN
- a CDS encoding PEP/pyruvate-binding domain-containing protein produces the protein MYSLSFQKVDEANERVGAKALNLIKMKRKNLPIPDGFVIQTEALKRYIEWNGIDRQTDNIHERILHGEIPIEIESDLIEAFRNLKCSYTSVAVRSSSSAEDLEGASFAGQYETYLNVKSTEDFLSKVKACWASFFTERVEQYTQNMYANFDEVSMAVVVQGLIESETSGVIFSQNPVTHNTKEMMINASYGLGEAIVSGLVTPDVYLVNKQTFKIEKEKGLKEVKIIPLAEGVEEIETTEDEQQRFCLTDEKIIELAEITKEVEALYQHPVDIEFGVQDNQVYLLQARAITTLTEAKELTPFQKDISLSFDDMEEFWILNDTSFSHAVSPLYASFIIPAFSEGTAASFKKLKFMFNRLNLKLYKGHIYTKMEPFKGDSNKRFQENKELMESIYPILTKRMNQMITEQFLPYYNKLNSFTYENLTLQRGKEILQSLADFYKMAYDLHFDIVMPQMSLNTIVEEYYKNLTNKKSGHDVYELLTGKMNKSLETDQQLSRLALTVKRDSELTEIFQEECTETLLKKLEGNKAAKSFMAEVDTFLKQYGYRNVVSHDFVGETWLENPLHALSIIQGYVKDNYNFDENFKQTVKKREQNYNEFLEQIADSKHKEEFKKYYQWALDASVIRDDHHFYIDAMLDAKARLFLLKLGNLLVHHHVFLVKEDIFFLYLDELESLLENPVDMTQLIEKRKKEHAEHEQTSNLPRYFGVPEAAQLKEAEKYMGAIEEDDANSEHCIKGLASSSGIYTGKVTVISNTKDFSKLEKGDVLVCKTTTPLWTTLFQTAGAVITDAGGILSHSAIIAREYEIPAVVGTKISTDKLKDGDMVMVDGTNGIVTLLND
- a CDS encoding MFS transporter — protein: MGKHKELILIISLLIGTFLVPINSTMIAVALSTISAHFNEPLANISWVVTIYLIVMAVTQPIAGKLGDLYGNRNIYLCGVVFFLIASLGCIFSTNLISLIIFRSLQAVGGALLTPNTIAIIRYVVPKERLPKILGVFGMGMGLGAAIGPLLGSVLLENFNLEAIFWVNVPFLFLALISGIVMIPKSNVKKQASTLDIQGSIYLAISISLLILLTHGMEITKALIMGLVFVLSSFLFIKRENTAENPIINFSLFKNATFTSANLSIMLSNFVMYVILLIMPLLMKAQFHLSTAQTGIVLSVFSISMSLSGWIGGLLNNKFSSKKVIGFSFAMIIVSTILFLSLENVGSILFLIVALIIGGFSTGIGLTSMQVASLDSVSKEQSGTASGIYSTFRYFGSIISSTLIALVTSYNYIFIILGISGVVGLLVARSIKSGSQDMISSNNSSAKA
- a CDS encoding YdcF family protein, with product MQKIKGKRIKISIFLLGLGIIFFLFAGKELVVNEKPVKSDVIIVLSGDNDRLEKGIELYKKGYAAHLILSNGQENNFYHQAKDSGIPKDSIILENHATSTTENAKFTKKLMMNYHFQSAIVVSSNYHMKRVEKNFNKEFEDTQIQLTYCSSGSRYYNPQRWWETALNRKVTYTEYVKLIGNYFGFSGKKSKELLREFI
- a CDS encoding YesK family protein; this translates as MAIMYLIVITTVACSLLFSYKLGRTTSSLKYIIPLIVGMISLSVVIISYFYGGLTGMGIGVVNFAIFIGSIISIIIISLSELIRSKESPMNKS
- a CDS encoding NUDIX hydrolase translates to MKNKTTIIKVMAYITRFNDPYTELLVCEHRDYPEAGVQVPAGTVEEGETIEEALYREVKEESGLMEFLSVNKIKTYVYHHEGKSQYHERHVFQLEVQKETAERWEYKVNSEGEDAGLIFSYYWVPVGAVPKLAANQDDYINQLFV
- a CDS encoding cation diffusion facilitator family transporter is translated as MNSSKIAFLSVMSNSLLVVLKIVVGVFTGSVAVISEGIHSSLDLAASLIAFFSVRISKKPADKIHRYGHGKVENISGTIETLLIFVAGIWIIYECIHKLMNPEPIKLPFLGILVMLFGAVINFIVSKIVHKTAKETKSMAMKSNALHLLTDVYTSLGVAISLFLVNLTGWYVLDPIIGIVLAIYIIIEAYKLMKESFPPLLDASLSEDEERVILNIINSHKQEFIEYHNFRTRRSGPSEWIDFHLVVPSYYNIHKAHDLCDRIEQDILRKFPDSEVLIHPEPESERKKTSHVEDYT
- a CDS encoding C40 family peptidase, encoding MKKIISSLALCSSLIVLPTISHAALGDKLLKEGMTDPDVKELQDVLRQKGIFSATSTAYFGSITKDSVLSFQRSHSLTADGMVGPNTYQALIANSTSAVTSSTLLKYGMTSNEVEKVQQLLKEKGYFNATPTGYFGTITQTAVMNFQRDHGLAVDGIVGPATLNALNNASTSATGSSTVNSSTQATASDIVAYSKKFIGVPYVWGGTSPNGFDCSGFIYYVFKNGGGVTVPRTVATLYQSGKSTSTPNIGDIVFFDTTGGPSHAGIYIGNGQFIHAGSSTGVTIASLSNSYWAPRYLGSKSIL
- a CDS encoding TetR/AcrR family transcriptional regulator; this encodes MKKDETKKKITKATIELLKEKGYKGTTTREIAEQAGVNELTVFRHFGNKEGIIQAIVKTTSFSLEIFDKSIEWELKKDLTNFGYLLLKDFDNNRDMISIALKDPLIFSQAHEEIIKKINDTKKILKEYFEEMQRKGSIKELDCCTQAEIFLSTYWGYFMYKLNFGDKALHADYQDMIKNSINTFIKGISLH
- a CDS encoding DUF2062 domain-containing protein; this encodes MSKIAGLKRRFKYLLIKLLRLKDHSHKVALGFSLGSVVNFVPTFGFGLILSVGLAKLCKGNSIAGLIGGMFFMRAFPLMFYLNTVVGGYIFPIDLDQTLLQNTDEDLDNRLELGAKVGKNFLTGMILNSFLFGSILYIASYYIINQYRGFLLHYISKKWIVKKPY